A region from the Sulfuricurvum sp. genome encodes:
- the thiS gene encoding sulfur carrier protein ThiS: MQIKVNGEMREIPEGSAMLDLIRSLGLEERVMASALNMEIVKQDAWGNTLLKEGDTIELLDFVGGG, encoded by the coding sequence ATGCAGATCAAAGTAAACGGTGAAATGAGAGAGATCCCGGAAGGCTCGGCGATGCTGGATTTGATCCGATCGCTTGGATTGGAAGAGAGGGTTATGGCCTCAGCGCTAAATATGGAGATTGTGAAGCAGGATGCATGGGGTAACACTCTGCTCAAAGAGGGAGACACAATCGAATTGCTGGATTTTGTGGGTGGCGGATGA
- a CDS encoding ABC transporter permease, with protein sequence MVETLLGYIGRPFVQVYETITRFGLFILFQLQLFKLYPLAFKRYRIVLKQIEVIGFGCIGVVSLTALFTGMVLAIQLYNGFHQFGAESFIGYTVYFSITRELGPVFASLMLISRSISAMAAELGTMRVSEQIDAIDILGVDSKEYLITPRIIATVISLPLLVIWFDFIAIGAGYMISTGVLGINPITYQDTLMRLGEFRDIMSGVIKAAVFGFIVSSIGSYIGYHTNGGARGVGQSTILAVVYSAVAIFVTNYFISSLFLYLDW encoded by the coding sequence ATGGTAGAGACATTATTAGGTTACATCGGCCGTCCGTTTGTTCAGGTTTATGAGACAATTACACGGTTCGGACTATTTATATTATTTCAATTGCAATTATTCAAGCTGTATCCGCTTGCGTTTAAACGGTATAGAATTGTTTTAAAACAGATTGAAGTGATCGGATTTGGATGTATAGGGGTTGTTTCTCTGACAGCACTATTTACTGGAATGGTTTTGGCGATACAGCTTTATAATGGATTTCATCAATTCGGGGCTGAGAGCTTTATCGGATATACGGTCTATTTCTCGATTACCCGTGAACTTGGACCGGTATTCGCTTCTTTGATGTTGATATCCCGTTCCATTAGTGCTATGGCGGCAGAATTGGGTACGATGCGGGTGAGCGAACAGATTGATGCTATCGATATCTTGGGTGTTGACTCCAAGGAATACCTGATCACTCCGCGTATTATCGCAACGGTTATCTCATTGCCTCTTTTGGTCATATGGTTTGATTTTATCGCGATTGGTGCAGGTTATATGATTTCGACAGGAGTGTTAGGGATCAATCCGATTACCTATCAGGATACGTTGATGCGTTTGGGAGAATTTCGTGACATCATGAGCGGTGTGATCAAAGCGGCAGTATTTGGCTTTATTGTCAGTTCGATCGGAAGCTATATCGGTTATCACACCAACGGCGGAGCACGCGGTGTAGGACAATCAACGATTCTAGCCGTTGTTTACTCAGCCGTAGCGATTTTCGTCACCAACTATTTTATCTCTTCTCTCTTTTTATACTTGGATTGGTAA
- a CDS encoding CZB domain-containing protein, whose amino-acid sequence MNKEETLTHLRNAKKAHITWVHRAHALIEGLPVEKEQVPVSCTDCKFGQWFYGEGQRLNMMPSMDCLKEIETLHFELHDTYMKIFKIYFGDEDRSFFSKIFGTRKKVSSFNHDIAKDYYNQLKIISEKLIATIERLERRLFALQDSNFV is encoded by the coding sequence GTGAATAAAGAAGAGACTCTAACGCATTTACGAAATGCAAAAAAAGCACATATCACATGGGTTCACCGGGCGCATGCTTTGATTGAAGGGCTACCGGTCGAAAAAGAGCAGGTTCCCGTGAGCTGTACCGATTGTAAATTTGGCCAATGGTTCTACGGTGAGGGACAAAGACTCAATATGATGCCGAGTATGGATTGCTTAAAAGAGATCGAGACACTCCATTTTGAATTGCACGATACGTATATGAAAATTTTTAAGATTTATTTCGGAGATGAAGACCGATCTTTTTTCTCAAAAATTTTTGGGACTCGCAAAAAAGTCTCCTCATTCAACCATGATATCGCAAAAGACTATTACAATCAGCTCAAAATTATCTCAGAGAAATTGATCGCCACGATTGAACGTCTGGAGAGAAGATTATTTGCTCTCCAAGACAGTAATTTCGTTTAA
- the ftsY gene encoding signal recognition particle-docking protein FtsY, giving the protein MFGFIKRGLQKTIDAIAAIAPEKKAKISKDELENILLEADVEYDLVEIILRELYQNDITREQLRSKLLATLSFAQNTLPENPNKPTVSLIIGVNGAGKTTTIAKLAQHHLNNGERVILGAADTFRAAAIEQLTRWADKLDVPIISSRQGHDPSAVAYDTIESAKARGFEQVIIDTAGRLHTQTNLGNELKKIVRICDKAHTGAPHHKILILDGTQGSSAIAQAKAFNEMVGVDGIIITKLDGTAKGGSVFSIAYALQLPILYIGVGEQPEHLVVFNKYEFVDGILDAIFGEEATK; this is encoded by the coding sequence ATGTTCGGATTTATCAAACGGGGTTTACAAAAAACCATTGATGCGATAGCCGCTATCGCACCGGAGAAAAAAGCCAAAATTTCCAAAGACGAATTGGAAAATATTCTCCTCGAAGCCGATGTCGAATACGATCTCGTCGAGATCATCCTCCGAGAGCTGTACCAAAACGATATTACACGAGAACAGCTTCGTTCCAAGCTCCTCGCAACACTGAGTTTTGCCCAAAATACTCTTCCTGAAAATCCAAACAAGCCGACGGTTTCACTCATTATCGGTGTTAATGGTGCCGGGAAAACAACCACCATCGCCAAATTGGCTCAACATCATCTCAACAACGGCGAACGGGTAATCCTAGGTGCAGCCGATACCTTCCGTGCCGCCGCCATCGAGCAGCTTACCCGCTGGGCGGATAAATTGGATGTCCCTATCATTTCTTCACGTCAAGGACATGATCCGAGCGCCGTTGCCTACGATACGATCGAATCCGCTAAAGCACGCGGTTTTGAGCAGGTCATTATCGATACTGCAGGACGGCTTCATACCCAAACGAATCTCGGCAATGAGTTGAAAAAAATCGTCCGTATCTGCGACAAAGCCCATACCGGAGCACCGCATCACAAAATATTGATCCTCGACGGTACGCAGGGAAGTTCCGCCATTGCTCAGGCCAAAGCCTTTAACGAGATGGTTGGCGTAGATGGAATCATCATCACCAAACTCGACGGAACCGCCAAAGGGGGATCAGTGTTCAGTATCGCCTATGCATTGCAGCTTCCGATCCTCTACATCGGTGTCGGCGAACAGCCTGAGCACCTCGTTGTGTTCAATAAATACGAATTCGTAGACGGTATTTTGGATGCAATATTTGGGGAAGAAGCGACTAAATAA
- the acpS gene encoding holo-ACP synthase: MIGIDLIKMDRMERFIERFGDRGLQKFLSKSEIELIKNNRNAAGFWAAKEACAKALGCGIGAECSFHDIILSKTPKGAPLISLTSKVREYFDITDMSVSITHDGDYAIAVVALERIKRH, encoded by the coding sequence ATGATTGGTATTGACCTCATCAAAATGGATCGTATGGAACGCTTTATAGAGCGTTTCGGCGATCGCGGATTGCAAAAGTTTTTATCTAAAAGTGAAATAGAACTGATAAAAAACAATCGCAATGCGGCAGGATTCTGGGCTGCCAAAGAAGCATGTGCCAAAGCTTTAGGCTGCGGTATAGGCGCAGAATGCAGTTTCCACGACATTATCCTGTCCAAAACCCCAAAAGGGGCTCCACTCATCTCTCTAACATCAAAAGTGCGTGAGTATTTCGATATTACCGACATGTCTGTATCCATCACACATGATGGTGACTATGCTATAGCTGTTGTTGCATTAGAACGTATAAAAAGGCACTAG
- a CDS encoding 5-formyltetrahydrofolate cyclo-ligase → MTKSDFRAYCLDQIKNANASTKNYRDERVRMLLIKVLKHLKAKRILAFWPMGFEADIRKTIIASRAMSEVYLPFMDGVSFKMVPLRYPLERKAFGIYEPRDSYRKYNLIDVAIVPVVGVDGSLRRVGFGKGMYDRFFPTLKTKPFTIFIQSCACRTMQNVCDDYDVQGDLVITPHGVQSMRNTNVERTTRRKRHRRCKRASRIFNFKKDYRNPF, encoded by the coding sequence GTGACCAAAAGCGATTTTAGGGCCTATTGTCTGGATCAGATCAAGAACGCAAACGCCAGTACCAAGAATTATCGCGATGAAAGGGTGCGGATGTTGCTTATAAAGGTGCTTAAACATCTGAAAGCAAAACGTATACTCGCATTTTGGCCGATGGGTTTTGAAGCGGATATTCGTAAGACGATTATTGCTTCGCGCGCGATGAGCGAAGTATATTTGCCGTTTATGGATGGCGTCAGTTTCAAAATGGTACCATTGAGATACCCGTTGGAACGTAAGGCTTTTGGGATTTATGAGCCTCGGGATTCGTATAGAAAATATAATTTAATAGATGTAGCTATTGTTCCTGTAGTGGGAGTAGACGGGTCACTTCGCCGAGTAGGTTTCGGTAAAGGGATGTATGATCGATTTTTTCCGACCCTTAAAACCAAACCGTTTACAATTTTTATTCAATCATGCGCGTGTCGAACGATGCAAAATGTATGTGATGATTATGATGTGCAAGGAGATCTGGTAATTACTCCCCATGGGGTGCAAAGCATGAGGAACACCAATGTTGAACGAACTACTCGTAGGAAGCGGCATCGCCGCTGTAAGCGGGCTAGTCGGATTTTTAATTTCAAAAAAGATTACCGCAACCCATTTTGA
- a CDS encoding TlpA disulfide reductase family protein, with translation MRFAHFLIPLFALGLLFQGCNKESSDQPLVSTAEFTLMDTQGKSYTVEKRGANFSLDAGKDKVVLFDIFATWCPPCQAEIRHMGNLQKKYGDDLIVMGVTIEEDKSNAELDAFREKFGGGNYLISNKADNQALARAIAATIGVGQNFPIPLMVMYKNGQYVTHYTGATQEEIIDHDIAQALGK, from the coding sequence ATGCGTTTTGCACATTTTTTAATTCCTTTGTTCGCACTCGGACTCTTATTCCAAGGATGCAATAAAGAGTCCTCCGACCAACCGTTAGTTTCCACAGCCGAATTTACCCTTATGGATACTCAGGGTAAAAGCTACACCGTTGAAAAACGGGGAGCCAATTTTAGCCTTGATGCGGGAAAAGACAAAGTCGTATTGTTTGATATTTTTGCGACATGGTGTCCTCCGTGTCAAGCTGAAATACGCCATATGGGCAATTTGCAAAAAAAATACGGGGATGATTTGATCGTCATGGGTGTAACCATTGAAGAAGACAAAAGTAATGCCGAACTCGATGCATTCCGTGAAAAATTCGGTGGGGGCAATTACCTTATTTCCAATAAAGCCGATAATCAGGCTCTCGCACGGGCTATTGCCGCTACGATCGGTGTTGGCCAAAACTTCCCGATTCCTCTGATGGTCATGTATAAAAATGGACAATATGTCACTCATTACACCGGAGCAACCCAAGAAGAGATTATTGACCACGACATCGCTCAAGCGTTAGGAAAATAA
- the radA gene encoding DNA repair protein RadA, producing MAKKKNVLFECQHCGFTTPKWMGKCTNCGGWDCFVELSEQQQEVIKLTSTSSPSGGVKAKEITQIVEEHTERYSSDDAELDMVLGGGIVPGSLVLIGGSPGVGKSTLLLKIGSNLARQNRNVLYVSGEESEGQIKLRANRLGANVDNLYLLAEIRLEQVLAELHERAYECIIIDSIQTLYSETIASAPGSVTQVRQITFDLMRIAKERRIAIFIIGHITKEGSIAGPRVLEHMVDVVLYFEGDSGHELRILRGFKNRFGPTSEIGVFEMRHDGLVSAKDLSSRFFNRTKSQSGSALTVIMEGTRPIVLEVQALVSDTHAPNPKRQATGFENNRLNMLLALLERKLELPLNSYDVFINITGGIKITETSADLAILAAIISSFRNRAISKETVFIGEVSLVGDIREVYQLDQRLKEAASQQITKALIPKKPLEKTAIKCYEIDEVSKLLEWF from the coding sequence ATGGCAAAGAAAAAAAACGTCCTCTTCGAATGTCAGCACTGCGGTTTTACCACCCCGAAATGGATGGGGAAATGTACCAACTGCGGCGGATGGGATTGTTTTGTCGAACTCAGTGAACAACAGCAGGAGGTGATCAAACTCACCTCTACATCTTCGCCCTCAGGAGGGGTAAAGGCCAAAGAGATCACACAAATCGTAGAAGAGCATACCGAACGCTATTCCAGCGACGATGCCGAACTCGATATGGTGCTCGGCGGCGGTATTGTCCCCGGTTCATTGGTTCTTATCGGGGGGAGCCCCGGTGTCGGTAAATCGACTCTGCTTCTGAAAATCGGCTCAAATCTGGCACGTCAAAACCGAAACGTCCTCTACGTCAGCGGCGAAGAGAGCGAAGGACAGATCAAGCTCCGTGCCAACCGTCTGGGAGCGAATGTCGACAATCTCTATCTACTTGCAGAAATACGGCTCGAACAGGTACTCGCAGAACTGCATGAGCGTGCCTATGAATGTATAATCATCGACTCGATCCAAACCCTCTACTCCGAAACCATCGCTTCGGCTCCGGGATCGGTGACGCAAGTACGCCAAATTACCTTTGATCTGATGCGAATTGCCAAAGAACGACGTATCGCCATCTTCATCATCGGACACATCACCAAAGAGGGCTCCATCGCAGGGCCGCGCGTATTGGAGCACATGGTGGACGTCGTCCTTTATTTCGAAGGGGACAGCGGACATGAATTACGTATCCTGCGCGGCTTTAAAAACCGTTTCGGGCCAACCAGTGAAATCGGGGTATTCGAAATGCGTCACGACGGTCTCGTGTCGGCAAAAGATCTCTCCTCTCGATTTTTTAACCGTACGAAATCTCAAAGCGGTTCTGCCCTCACCGTAATTATGGAGGGGACACGCCCTATCGTTCTGGAAGTGCAAGCCCTCGTGAGCGATACCCATGCCCCTAATCCGAAACGTCAAGCAACAGGATTTGAAAACAACCGTCTCAATATGCTTCTTGCACTTTTAGAGCGTAAGCTTGAACTCCCTCTCAACAGCTACGATGTTTTTATCAACATCACCGGAGGGATCAAAATCACCGAAACCTCCGCCGACTTGGCGATTCTTGCCGCTATTATCAGCAGTTTCCGTAATCGTGCCATTTCAAAAGAGACCGTTTTTATCGGCGAAGTTTCCCTCGTAGGGGATATCCGCGAAGTGTATCAGCTTGATCAACGGCTAAAAGAGGCGGCGTCTCAACAGATTACAAAAGCCCTGATTCCGAAAAAACCGCTCGAAAAAACTGCGATTAAATGTTACGAAATCGATGAAGTAAGTAAACTTTTGGAGTGGTTTTAA
- the rny gene encoding ribonuclease Y, with product MLNELLVGSGIAAVSGLVGFLISKKITATHFDLYLEQARAKSKAIENEAQMILERASIRSREIEKEAQKRYDETYEQVKKDLSDREEKIHHNEREFEFLRRSEEEKLTSERALIENRRLNIERNERALEKLKEDYHQKSEQMKVIVEQRAHLSVHEAKTILLEQVREDARLELARKTRELEEETKEQLKRKANYILAQATSRFAGEYAAERLISVIHLDDDELKGRIIGKEGRNIKALEMVSGVDIIIDETPNAIIVSSFNLYRRAIATKTIELLVQDGRIQPARIEEVYQKVCDEFEEAMQREGEDIIHEMGLQGIHPELIKLIGRLKYRSSYGQNALAHTLEVAHLAGIMAAEMGGDSKLARRAGLLHDIGKSLTQEHGGSHVDIGVELCRRYNEDPVVINAIYAHHGHEDIKSIECAAVCAADTLSAARPGARREVLESFLRRVSEIEEIATQKAGVKQAYAINAGREVRVIVSAQSVNDDETVLIAREIADEISQKVQFPGEIKVSVIRESRVVEYAR from the coding sequence ATGTTGAACGAACTACTCGTAGGAAGCGGCATCGCCGCTGTAAGCGGGCTAGTCGGATTTTTAATTTCAAAAAAGATTACCGCAACCCATTTTGATCTCTATTTGGAACAAGCACGTGCCAAATCGAAAGCGATTGAAAATGAAGCGCAAATGATTTTAGAGCGTGCATCGATTCGATCACGCGAAATCGAAAAAGAAGCACAAAAACGGTACGACGAAACGTATGAACAAGTCAAAAAAGATTTATCGGATCGAGAAGAAAAGATTCACCATAACGAACGAGAATTTGAGTTTCTTCGACGTTCCGAAGAAGAAAAACTTACATCAGAACGGGCTTTGATCGAAAACAGACGTCTGAATATAGAACGAAACGAACGTGCTTTAGAGAAATTAAAAGAAGACTACCACCAAAAAAGCGAACAAATGAAGGTGATTGTTGAGCAGCGTGCACATCTTTCGGTACACGAAGCAAAAACAATTTTATTAGAACAGGTACGTGAAGATGCACGCCTTGAATTGGCACGCAAGACGCGTGAGCTTGAAGAAGAGACCAAAGAGCAGCTTAAGCGTAAAGCGAACTATATATTAGCTCAAGCAACGTCGCGGTTTGCCGGAGAATACGCGGCAGAGCGTTTGATCAGCGTTATCCATTTGGATGATGATGAGCTGAAAGGGCGGATTATAGGCAAAGAGGGACGGAATATCAAAGCCCTCGAGATGGTAAGCGGAGTGGATATTATTATCGATGAGACTCCCAATGCGATCATCGTCAGTTCGTTCAATCTCTATCGTCGTGCAATTGCAACGAAAACGATTGAATTGTTAGTGCAAGACGGACGCATTCAACCTGCGCGTATCGAAGAGGTATATCAAAAAGTATGCGATGAGTTCGAAGAAGCGATGCAGCGTGAAGGAGAAGATATCATTCATGAAATGGGTCTTCAGGGGATTCATCCGGAGTTGATCAAACTGATCGGAAGGCTCAAATACCGATCCAGTTACGGACAAAATGCGCTTGCACATACGCTTGAAGTGGCCCATTTGGCAGGGATTATGGCGGCAGAGATGGGAGGCGATTCTAAACTCGCACGCCGAGCCGGATTGTTGCATGATATCGGTAAGTCATTAACTCAAGAACACGGCGGAAGCCATGTTGATATCGGAGTGGAACTTTGCCGTCGGTATAATGAAGACCCTGTCGTTATCAATGCTATTTATGCGCATCACGGACATGAGGATATCAAAAGTATTGAATGCGCTGCTGTTTGTGCCGCAGATACTCTCTCGGCTGCCCGTCCGGGGGCACGGCGTGAAGTGCTGGAAAGCTTTTTACGCCGTGTCAGCGAAATCGAAGAGATCGCTACCCAAAAAGCGGGAGTGAAACAGGCGTATGCGATTAATGCCGGACGCGAAGTACGGGTGATCGTCAGTGCACAAAGTGTGAATGATGACGAAACAGTTTTGATTGCTCGTGAAATCGCTGATGAGATTTCTCAAAAGGTGCAGTTTCCGGGTGAGATAAAAGTCAGTGTTATACGTGAAAGCCGTGTTGTAGAATACGCGCGCTAA
- a CDS encoding ankyrin repeat domain-containing protein, translated as MRGFFVVCICVALAFGGVLHDAVYDGNIEKIQNYLKVNPNVDEQNKAGLTALHVAIKLGDLKIAQLLLDQGADINAQDFNGNTPLILAVKKKNIELVIFVILHGADVNLANNDGITPLHQAAFSGNEEVADFLLKSKADTHLKNNDGATPYDFAIAKKNMLVAQMIKLYM; from the coding sequence ATGCGCGGGTTTTTTGTCGTGTGTATCTGTGTTGCACTCGCTTTTGGCGGGGTTTTACATGATGCCGTCTATGATGGAAATATCGAAAAAATCCAAAATTATCTCAAAGTAAACCCTAATGTTGATGAACAAAATAAAGCAGGTCTTACCGCACTGCATGTGGCAATAAAATTGGGAGACTTGAAAATCGCACAACTGCTTCTTGATCAAGGTGCAGATATTAACGCTCAGGACTTTAACGGCAATACGCCGCTTATTTTGGCCGTCAAGAAAAAAAATATTGAGCTTGTCATCTTTGTAATACTTCACGGTGCAGATGTCAATTTGGCCAATAATGACGGGATTACACCGCTGCATCAGGCTGCTTTTAGCGGGAATGAAGAGGTAGCCGACTTTTTACTCAAATCCAAGGCGGATACCCATCTAAAAAATAATGACGGTGCGACTCCGTATGATTTTGCAATTGCAAAGAAAAATATGCTCGTAGCTCAAATGATAAAACTTTATATGTAG
- a CDS encoding DUF3365 domain-containing protein, which produces MNQKSFFSLLFISSLLMAEPLSQEQMIQKGTEVSTALVQKLGGELKTQMQSGGPLAALHFCSQNALSLTDQIAKESGTSVKRVSLQNRNPVNAATPEEKAVLSQWQEMLKKSEALPPYKLTKLSNGHTVYYKPIVINNEACLKCHGDIAGDSPLAKAIKETYPEDHATGYKMGDLRGMVVVAF; this is translated from the coding sequence ATGAACCAAAAATCATTTTTTTCACTCCTGTTTATCTCATCGCTTCTCATGGCTGAACCTTTAAGCCAAGAACAAATGATCCAAAAAGGGACAGAAGTATCTACCGCACTGGTCCAAAAACTCGGAGGTGAGCTTAAAACACAGATGCAATCAGGCGGTCCGTTAGCGGCACTTCATTTTTGCTCACAAAATGCGCTGAGTTTAACCGACCAAATCGCCAAAGAATCAGGTACCTCCGTCAAACGGGTCAGTCTCCAAAATCGCAATCCGGTTAATGCCGCAACACCTGAAGAAAAAGCTGTTTTAAGCCAATGGCAGGAAATGCTCAAAAAGAGCGAAGCCCTTCCCCCTTATAAACTCACAAAACTTTCCAATGGTCACACCGTCTATTATAAGCCGATTGTTATCAATAATGAAGCGTGTTTGAAATGTCACGGTGATATTGCAGGAGATTCGCCTTTAGCCAAAGCGATCAAAGAGACGTATCCGGAAGATCATGCAACCGGATACAAAATGGGAGATTTGAGAGGGATGGTCGTCGTCGCTTTTTAA
- a CDS encoding superoxide dismutase, which yields MKHELMTLPYEQSALEPYISAETLSYHYGKHHAGYVNKLNTLIEGTPYAESSLHQIIMEAKDGIFNNAAQVYNHDFYWKGLLNSTTEASAELALLIERDFGSMETFKEKFLAAATGFFGSGWIWLVITKEGKLEIQTTGNADTPIRHGNMPLLTCDVWEHAYYIDYRNGRPDYLANWWKLINWHFVSDNLAEFQNDPISGYSEPCNENTIVCEYVDSMQENEHTPS from the coding sequence ATGAAACATGAACTTATGACATTGCCTTATGAGCAATCCGCATTAGAACCTTATATCTCTGCCGAAACACTTTCTTATCATTACGGTAAACACCATGCCGGTTACGTTAATAAACTCAACACGCTGATCGAAGGGACTCCGTACGCGGAGAGTTCTTTGCATCAAATTATTATGGAAGCGAAAGACGGTATTTTTAATAATGCCGCTCAGGTCTATAATCATGATTTTTACTGGAAAGGGTTACTTAACAGTACTACAGAAGCGTCAGCGGAACTTGCCCTTTTGATTGAACGGGATTTTGGATCGATGGAAACGTTTAAAGAGAAATTCTTGGCCGCAGCAACCGGATTCTTCGGCTCAGGATGGATATGGCTGGTTATCACGAAAGAAGGGAAATTAGAGATCCAAACAACCGGCAATGCCGATACGCCGATACGTCACGGAAACATGCCGCTGCTCACATGTGATGTTTGGGAGCACGCGTATTATATCGATTATCGAAATGGGCGTCCTGATTATCTTGCAAACTGGTGGAAGCTGATCAATTGGCATTTTGTTTCGGATAATCTTGCTGAATTCCAAAATGATCCGATTTCAGGCTATTCGGAACCCTGCAATGAAAATACTATTGTTTGCGAATACGTTGACAGTATGCAAGAAAATGAGCATACGCCATCTTAA
- the fliL gene encoding flagellar basal body-associated protein FliL: MAEKEKEETAPEEEGKKKKGNMLLVIIIGVLVLILIIGGVVAFLMMGNDEAAAKNAEASHKEAPAPAEAEHASGGESSGGGEETSTEIGLMFPLETFTVNLLSESGRRYLKVEMNLEMGGKELSPELEEKKPVFRDIIIRILSSKSLEEISTVKGKEKLKEEIVHELNRHLKDGKVQHVYFTDFVVQ; the protein is encoded by the coding sequence ATGGCTGAAAAAGAGAAAGAAGAGACTGCCCCGGAAGAAGAGGGAAAGAAGAAAAAGGGGAATATGCTCCTCGTGATTATCATCGGAGTTTTGGTTCTGATTTTAATCATCGGCGGTGTAGTTGCTTTTTTAATGATGGGAAATGACGAGGCAGCGGCAAAAAATGCCGAAGCTTCTCATAAAGAAGCTCCGGCTCCGGCTGAAGCCGAACATGCAAGCGGCGGTGAATCCTCCGGAGGGGGAGAAGAAACATCGACAGAGATCGGCTTGATGTTCCCACTTGAGACTTTTACCGTCAATCTCCTCTCAGAAAGCGGCCGACGCTATCTCAAAGTTGAGATGAATCTCGAAATGGGCGGTAAAGAACTCAGCCCTGAACTCGAAGAGAAAAAACCGGTCTTTAGAGATATTATTATCCGTATCCTCTCTTCTAAATCGTTGGAAGAGATCTCCACGGTCAAAGGAAAAGAAAAACTCAAAGAAGAGATCGTGCATGAACTCAATAGACATCTTAAAGACGGTAAAGTTCAACATGTTTACTTTACAGACTTTGTGGTGCAATGA
- a CDS encoding carbonic anhydrase gives MPLSKNAADLSVERLKEFADGNETFQQTYFKKHETQLLSLVKEGQNPRALFIGCSDSRVIPDLIVQSNPGDLFVVRNVGNFVAPYKPDEDFHSTAAGIEYAVMVLEVSEIIICGHSHCGAIEALYKTSCNTSMIHTAKWLTLGEKAKSMAILALGVHAPHEELLRATERLSIVTQIENLLTYPYVKKMVEEDKLFIHGWYYDIETGAIDYYDPDSFQFRPLSELVD, from the coding sequence GTGCCATTAAGTAAGAATGCCGCTGATTTAAGCGTCGAACGTCTCAAAGAGTTTGCTGACGGCAATGAAACATTTCAGCAAACCTATTTTAAAAAACATGAGACTCAACTACTTAGCCTCGTGAAAGAAGGGCAGAATCCGCGTGCCCTTTTTATCGGTTGTTCTGATTCGCGTGTTATCCCCGATCTTATCGTTCAATCGAATCCAGGTGATCTGTTTGTTGTTCGAAACGTCGGAAATTTTGTCGCCCCTTACAAACCGGATGAAGATTTCCACTCGACAGCGGCGGGGATAGAGTATGCCGTAATGGTGTTAGAAGTCTCAGAAATCATTATCTGCGGACATTCCCACTGCGGAGCAATCGAAGCACTCTATAAAACATCATGCAATACCTCTATGATCCATACGGCTAAATGGCTCACGTTGGGGGAAAAAGCAAAATCTATGGCAATTCTCGCATTAGGTGTACATGCACCGCATGAAGAACTGCTACGTGCAACAGAACGACTCTCCATCGTAACCCAAATCGAAAACCTTCTTACCTATCCATACGTGAAAAAAATGGTAGAAGAAGATAAGCTGTTTATTCATGGCTGGTATTATGATATCGAGACCGGAGCGATCGACTACTATGATCCGGATAGTTTTCAATTCCGACCTCTAAGTGAGCTTGTGGATTGA